One stretch of Jiangella gansuensis DSM 44835 DNA includes these proteins:
- a CDS encoding TadE/TadG family type IV pilus assembly protein produces the protein MSRRPPAGRRRPRRRLPGRGERGAATLELVVLFPVVLLITFGVIEGALWYHARNVALAAAEEGVRVATVNGGSLDDGLAEARSFAARAGADGVLSAVSVSGRGSEAEVTVTVEGASQSLFPGWTGHQVSQTASGPVERFTGPD, from the coding sequence ATGAGCCGCCGGCCACCTGCAGGGCGTCGCCGGCCGCGTCGTCGCCTCCCGGGGCGTGGCGAACGCGGCGCGGCGACGCTCGAGCTCGTGGTGCTCTTCCCCGTGGTGCTGCTGATCACCTTCGGAGTCATCGAGGGCGCCCTCTGGTATCACGCCCGCAACGTGGCGCTGGCCGCGGCGGAAGAGGGCGTCCGGGTTGCCACCGTCAACGGCGGCTCCCTCGACGACGGCCTCGCCGAAGCGCGGTCGTTCGCCGCCCGGGCCGGGGCCGACGGGGTCCTCAGCGCCGTGTCCGTGTCGGGCCGCGGCAGCGAGGCCGAGGTCACCGTCACCGTCGAAGGGGCGTCGCAGAGCCTGTTCCCGGGCTGGACGGGGCACCAGGTCTCGCAGACGGCCAGCGGCCCGGTCGAGCGTTTCACGGGGCCGGACTGA
- a CDS encoding type II secretion system F family protein has translation MIWELGILAGALAGLGLTLVVRELVPSHPHLRATLFRLHDTGTEPARQLEAQPSQSSSLFQDRIGRFLEQRLPTLVGFRLPRQELDLLRIPAYRYFGEKALWALLGLAFPAILALTLRITGVALPFTVPAFVGLILAVVMWFLPDIETRQKAGNAREEFTRALGAYIDLVALERAGGAGSTQALENAAEVGDSWVFQRLREELARARWSGTTPWEGLHTLSVQLGLNDLDDLADIMRLSGEEGATVYESLRARASGLRDATLSAEHARANADSERMVMPVALLGVVFMALLAAPTVMRMLE, from the coding sequence GTGATCTGGGAACTGGGCATCCTCGCCGGCGCGCTGGCGGGTCTCGGCCTGACGCTCGTGGTCCGTGAGCTGGTGCCGTCGCATCCGCATCTGCGCGCCACCCTGTTCCGGTTGCACGACACCGGCACCGAGCCGGCCCGGCAGCTCGAGGCGCAGCCCAGCCAGTCGTCGTCGCTGTTCCAGGACCGGATCGGCCGGTTCCTCGAACAGCGGCTGCCGACCCTGGTCGGGTTCCGGCTCCCCCGCCAGGAGCTCGACCTGCTGCGCATCCCGGCCTACCGCTACTTCGGCGAGAAGGCGCTGTGGGCGTTGCTGGGGCTGGCCTTCCCGGCCATCCTCGCGCTGACGCTGCGCATCACCGGTGTCGCGCTGCCGTTCACCGTTCCGGCGTTCGTGGGGCTCATCCTCGCCGTCGTCATGTGGTTCCTGCCGGACATCGAGACCCGGCAGAAGGCCGGCAACGCCCGCGAGGAGTTCACGCGTGCGCTGGGCGCGTACATCGACCTCGTCGCACTGGAGCGGGCGGGCGGAGCCGGCTCCACCCAGGCGCTGGAGAACGCCGCCGAGGTGGGCGACTCGTGGGTGTTCCAGCGCCTGCGCGAAGAGCTGGCGCGGGCTCGCTGGTCGGGCACCACGCCCTGGGAAGGGCTGCACACGCTGTCGGTGCAGCTCGGTCTCAACGACCTGGACGACCTGGCCGACATCATGCGGCTGTCGGGAGAGGAGGGCGCGACGGTCTACGAGAGCCTGCGCGCACGAGCCAGCGGACTACGTGACGCGACGCTGTCGGCGGAGCACGCCCGAGCCAACGCCGACAGCGAACGAATGGTCATGCCCGTCGCCCTGCTGGGCGTCGTTTTCATGGCTCTACTGGCCGCTCCGACGGTGATGCGTATGCTCGAATGA
- a CDS encoding TadE family protein → MSRDRGSATVELAVVAPGLLMIVALLVLGGRITIAGGAVEHAAAEAARTASLARTEAEAQQRGRDTAEASLQQQDLLCVGGPSIEIDTSQFGRPPGEPATVAARVTCRVQLSDVAIPGLPGSREITETVRSPLDTYRMRG, encoded by the coding sequence ATGAGCAGGGATCGCGGCTCGGCCACCGTCGAGCTGGCGGTCGTGGCGCCCGGCCTGCTCATGATCGTCGCGCTGTTGGTGCTCGGCGGTCGCATCACCATCGCCGGCGGCGCGGTCGAGCACGCGGCCGCGGAGGCCGCGCGTACGGCGTCGCTGGCCCGCACCGAGGCGGAGGCCCAGCAGCGCGGTCGCGACACCGCCGAAGCCTCGCTCCAGCAGCAGGATCTGCTCTGCGTCGGCGGGCCGTCCATCGAGATCGACACCAGCCAGTTCGGCCGCCCACCGGGCGAACCGGCCACGGTGGCTGCCCGGGTCACCTGCCGGGTGCAGTTGTCCGACGTCGCCATCCCCGGCCTGCCGGGGTCGCGCGAGATCACCGAGACGGTGCGCAGCCCGCTCGACACGTATCGGATGCGCGGATGA
- a CDS encoding LysM peptidoglycan-binding domain-containing protein: MPTRTHRTARPRRTAGSVLRGLGALIVIVAVLVGIPLALVAISGNPLPDSMPTWADVESALTAPDDGSLFLNALVWIAWIGWATFALGLLVEIPAAFRGRRAPRLPALRFQQQAAAGLVAAVAAVFVVGPVGMATAAEPVQSPHQPRESPALTAPETPSAATASTPGQNATAAGAPAGEAPPTAETAEAAPAQPTHTVRAGESLWRIAQQELGDGARWPEIAELNYGRSQPGGGALDGTHWIAPGWQLLLPADAATPVADTGAAVQHVVVRGDTLWGIAEQHLGDGARYPDLVEASRDTVQPDGDRLRDPDLIRPGWTITVPASTGPVETPAQPPAQPPAEEPAALTPEEPAEVPAPEQPAAEAPAEEAPAEEAPAEEAPAEEQPVAEEPQVEQPGVQTVSDPDGAALPLRTAAGVGALLAAGVLVFLAAKRHSQQRRREPGERIAMPAGALADTEQELRGVADPMSVELVDLALRGLAASCAQRGEALPPLRIGRLTSEQFELYLTEPAELPEPFVATDQGHVWFLPASARDQLDADSLREVPAPYPSLVTVGHGPEDGHLLLDLERLGTLAVAGEPEASQEVLAALAVELATSPWADDLQVTLVGTCPELAAGLDTGRIRHLPSVGGLLDELNRRARQDREALAESGAYSLDDARAKGVAAATWTPEIVLLGHPLDSSQRDQLADLVDALPRIAVAAVTSGPSAEGTWSLDLSADNPDAAVLQPVGVDVQPQRLDQRQYSQILDLLGIAERPAARPEPARREQHREPPAVHHAQPGPGLLESLEAEFGRELDHVHSNGATAAEVAPTEPRVEPVTDAEGVADAGGGLGATATPNVAETAPSVAEAPPADTPVDDGPTILLLGPVEVEDATGPVEQSKYRQLTEIAAYIALNPGRGHAALDEAMWPGSRVTQNTRNTAVSKLRRWFGRDHNGDDYLPRVDSGYRFNPGVTTDWDQWNALVGPDPAVAGTQQLVAALELVRGQPFTGVNPRRYGWAEHLKQEMISTIVDAAHELAQRALRSGDAHLARKAATIGLQVEPGMELLWRDRIRAEHLAGNRGGMDDAIARLTAISADLGDDLEDDTVRLIAELSTVPQRSGVPERL, encoded by the coding sequence GTGCCTACTCGGACACATCGCACCGCCCGCCCCAGGCGCACGGCCGGATCCGTCCTCCGCGGCCTGGGAGCGTTGATCGTCATCGTCGCCGTGCTGGTGGGCATCCCGCTGGCCCTGGTCGCGATCAGCGGCAACCCACTACCGGACTCCATGCCCACCTGGGCCGACGTCGAGTCCGCGCTCACCGCGCCGGACGACGGCTCGCTGTTCCTGAACGCACTCGTGTGGATCGCCTGGATCGGCTGGGCGACATTCGCGCTCGGCCTGCTGGTGGAGATCCCGGCGGCCTTCAGGGGACGGCGGGCGCCACGGCTGCCGGCGCTACGGTTCCAGCAGCAAGCAGCCGCCGGGCTGGTCGCCGCGGTGGCCGCCGTGTTCGTCGTCGGACCGGTCGGGATGGCGACAGCGGCCGAGCCGGTCCAGTCGCCGCATCAGCCCCGTGAGTCGCCGGCACTGACCGCGCCGGAAACTCCCTCCGCCGCCACGGCTTCCACACCCGGACAGAACGCCACCGCGGCAGGCGCTCCAGCCGGCGAAGCGCCGCCCACCGCCGAGACGGCCGAGGCCGCGCCGGCGCAGCCCACGCACACCGTCCGCGCCGGCGAGTCCCTGTGGCGTATCGCTCAGCAGGAGCTCGGCGACGGCGCCCGCTGGCCGGAGATCGCCGAGCTGAACTACGGCCGCTCACAGCCCGGCGGGGGCGCCCTGGACGGCACGCACTGGATCGCGCCGGGCTGGCAACTCCTGCTACCGGCAGACGCCGCGACCCCGGTCGCCGACACCGGCGCCGCGGTACAGCACGTGGTGGTCAGGGGCGACACCCTGTGGGGCATCGCCGAACAGCACCTGGGCGACGGAGCCCGGTATCCGGACCTCGTCGAGGCGTCCCGCGACACCGTCCAGCCCGACGGCGACCGCCTGCGCGACCCCGACCTCATCCGGCCCGGCTGGACCATCACCGTGCCGGCCAGCACCGGTCCGGTCGAGACGCCCGCTCAGCCACCTGCTCAGCCGCCGGCCGAGGAGCCGGCGGCGCTGACACCGGAAGAGCCAGCGGAGGTTCCGGCGCCGGAGCAGCCCGCCGCCGAGGCGCCGGCCGAGGAGGCACCTGCCGAAGAGGCGCCCGCCGAGGAGGCGCCCGCCGAGGAACAGCCGGTCGCCGAGGAACCCCAGGTCGAACAGCCGGGCGTCCAGACGGTGTCCGACCCCGACGGTGCCGCCCTCCCGCTGCGCACGGCCGCCGGCGTGGGAGCCCTCCTGGCCGCCGGTGTGCTGGTCTTCCTGGCCGCCAAGCGCCACTCTCAGCAGCGCCGGCGCGAGCCGGGGGAACGCATCGCCATGCCGGCCGGAGCGCTCGCCGACACCGAGCAGGAACTGCGCGGCGTGGCCGATCCGATGAGCGTCGAGCTCGTCGACCTCGCCCTACGCGGCCTGGCCGCCAGCTGCGCCCAGCGCGGCGAGGCGCTGCCGCCGCTGCGCATCGGCCGGCTGACGTCCGAACAGTTCGAGCTCTACCTGACCGAACCGGCCGAGCTGCCGGAGCCGTTCGTCGCCACCGACCAGGGGCACGTGTGGTTCCTGCCGGCGTCCGCCCGCGACCAGCTCGACGCCGACTCCCTGCGTGAGGTCCCGGCGCCGTACCCGAGCCTGGTCACCGTCGGGCACGGACCCGAGGACGGCCACCTGCTCCTCGACCTCGAACGGCTCGGAACGCTGGCCGTCGCCGGGGAGCCGGAGGCCTCGCAGGAGGTGCTGGCGGCGCTGGCGGTGGAGCTCGCCACCAGTCCGTGGGCCGACGACCTCCAGGTCACCCTGGTGGGCACCTGCCCAGAGCTCGCCGCCGGGCTGGACACCGGACGCATCCGGCATCTGCCATCGGTCGGCGGGCTGCTCGACGAGCTGAACCGGCGCGCCCGCCAGGACCGCGAGGCGTTGGCCGAGTCCGGGGCCTACTCGCTCGACGACGCGCGCGCCAAGGGTGTGGCCGCGGCCACCTGGACACCCGAGATCGTGCTGCTCGGGCATCCGCTCGACAGCAGTCAGCGCGACCAGCTCGCCGACCTCGTCGATGCCCTCCCACGGATCGCGGTAGCCGCCGTCACCAGCGGCCCCAGCGCCGAGGGCACCTGGTCGCTGGACCTGTCCGCCGACAACCCCGACGCCGCCGTCCTGCAGCCGGTCGGGGTGGACGTCCAGCCACAGCGGCTCGACCAGCGCCAGTACTCCCAGATCCTGGACCTCCTCGGTATCGCTGAACGGCCCGCGGCCCGACCGGAACCCGCCCGTCGGGAACAGCACCGCGAACCACCGGCCGTGCACCATGCGCAGCCGGGCCCCGGCCTGCTGGAGAGCCTGGAAGCGGAGTTCGGGCGGGAGCTCGACCACGTTCACAGCAACGGCGCCACCGCAGCTGAGGTGGCTCCCACCGAGCCGCGCGTCGAGCCGGTCACGGACGCGGAGGGTGTCGCCGATGCGGGCGGCGGCCTTGGTGCCACCGCGACGCCCAACGTGGCGGAGACGGCTCCCAGCGTGGCGGAGGCGCCTCCAGCCGACACCCCCGTCGACGACGGGCCCACCATCCTGCTGCTGGGTCCGGTCGAGGTCGAAGACGCCACCGGCCCGGTCGAGCAGTCCAAGTACCGGCAGCTCACCGAGATCGCTGCCTACATCGCGCTGAATCCCGGCCGCGGGCACGCGGCACTCGACGAGGCCATGTGGCCCGGCAGCCGGGTCACGCAGAACACCCGCAACACCGCGGTCTCCAAGCTGCGGCGCTGGTTCGGCCGCGACCACAACGGCGACGACTACCTGCCGCGGGTCGACTCCGGCTACCGGTTCAACCCAGGCGTCACCACCGACTGGGACCAGTGGAACGCGCTGGTCGGTCCCGACCCGGCGGTAGCAGGAACCCAGCAGCTGGTGGCTGCGCTGGAGCTGGTCCGCGGCCAGCCGTTCACCGGCGTGAACCCGCGCCGGTACGGCTGGGCGGAGCACCTCAAACAGGAGATGATCTCCACCATCGTCGACGCGGCCCACGAACTGGCCCAGCGCGCGCTCCGCAGCGGCGACGCCCACCTGGCCCGGAAGGCCGCCACCATCGGCCTCCAGGTCGAGCCGGGCATGGAACTGCTGTGGCGCGACCGCATCCGGGCCGAGCACCTGGCGGGCAACCGCGGCGGCATGGACGACGCCATCGCCAGGCTCACCGCGATCAGCGCCGACCTGGGCGACGACCTCGAAGACGACACGGTCCGGCTGATCGCCGAGCTCTCAACGGTGCCGCAGCGCTCCGGGGTGCCGGAGCGCCTCTGA
- a CDS encoding CpaF family protein: MADPTNAAASLENLPLFAEPEGGHEPFDDWGDGSGSLSGPAGQSDLRRSLQARLASASAGGHRGRGAPSGTHARRASDAGLTALERNGATLRRGAGAGEVDWGLVRAYREQAADQLAHALRSREGLDEAGRRELGRSIVVELLADHAERALTKGLPIITPDEQIQLAEAIMAALFGLGRLQPLVDDPDIENIEINGHDNVHLIYSDGRIVDGPPVADNDEELIETLSFLATRTSANERPFSPSNPRLHLRLRDGSRLAATAWITPRPVAVIRRHRLTDIGVADLVELDMLSPAAAAFLTAAVRARKSLVVSGAQGAGKTTLVRALTNELDPMERIGTIETEYELHLHDMPERHKRIVAWEARPGSGERGPDGRAVGEITLDDLVYDSLRMNLSRLIVGEVRGREVLPMFKAMQSGAGSLSTTHAHSARAAIERLVTCAMEAGQHVTESFAYRQIAEHIDLVVQIEMRDDSHSGGKRTRYISEIIAIEPGEHGLPAVTDVFHPGPDGHATPGTPPIWLPDLERVGFNPRLLDHGSAP, encoded by the coding sequence ATGGCTGACCCCACGAACGCCGCGGCCAGCCTGGAGAACCTTCCGCTGTTCGCCGAGCCGGAGGGCGGCCACGAACCGTTCGACGACTGGGGCGACGGCTCCGGCTCGCTCAGCGGCCCGGCCGGCCAGAGCGACCTGCGCCGTTCGCTGCAGGCGCGGCTCGCCTCGGCCAGCGCGGGCGGCCACCGAGGCCGCGGTGCGCCGTCGGGGACGCATGCTCGGCGCGCATCGGACGCCGGGCTCACCGCCCTGGAACGCAACGGCGCGACGCTGCGCCGCGGAGCCGGCGCGGGCGAGGTCGACTGGGGGCTGGTGCGCGCCTACCGTGAGCAGGCCGCCGATCAGTTGGCCCACGCGCTACGCAGCCGGGAAGGTCTGGACGAGGCCGGCCGGCGCGAGCTGGGCCGCAGCATCGTCGTCGAACTGCTGGCCGACCACGCCGAGCGGGCGCTCACCAAAGGCCTGCCCATCATCACGCCGGACGAGCAGATCCAGCTCGCCGAGGCCATCATGGCCGCGCTGTTCGGCCTCGGGCGACTGCAGCCGCTGGTCGACGACCCCGACATCGAGAACATCGAGATCAACGGGCACGACAACGTCCACCTCATCTACAGCGACGGCCGCATCGTCGACGGCCCCCCGGTCGCCGACAACGACGAGGAGCTCATCGAGACCCTGTCGTTCCTGGCGACCCGGACCAGCGCCAACGAACGGCCCTTCTCCCCCTCCAACCCGCGACTGCACCTGCGGCTGCGTGACGGGTCGCGGCTCGCCGCCACCGCGTGGATCACGCCACGCCCGGTGGCCGTCATCCGCCGGCACCGGCTCACCGACATCGGCGTCGCGGACCTCGTCGAACTCGACATGCTCAGCCCGGCCGCCGCGGCGTTCCTGACCGCGGCCGTCCGTGCCCGCAAGAGCCTGGTCGTCTCCGGCGCGCAGGGGGCCGGCAAGACGACACTGGTGCGAGCCCTCACCAACGAACTGGATCCGATGGAGCGCATCGGCACCATCGAGACGGAGTACGAACTCCACCTGCACGACATGCCCGAACGGCACAAGCGCATCGTGGCCTGGGAGGCACGTCCGGGCAGCGGCGAGCGCGGCCCGGACGGCCGGGCCGTCGGCGAGATCACCCTCGACGACCTCGTATACGACTCCCTGCGCATGAACCTGTCCCGGCTGATCGTCGGCGAGGTCCGCGGCCGCGAGGTGCTGCCGATGTTCAAGGCCATGCAGTCCGGCGCCGGCTCCCTGTCCACCACGCACGCCCACTCCGCCCGGGCAGCCATCGAGCGGCTCGTCACCTGCGCCATGGAGGCCGGCCAGCACGTCACCGAGTCGTTCGCATACCGCCAGATCGCCGAACACATCGATCTGGTGGTGCAGATCGAGATGCGCGACGACAGCCACTCCGGCGGCAAGCGGACCCGGTACATCAGCGAGATCATCGCCATCGAGCCGGGTGAGCACGGGCTGCCCGCCGTCACCGACGTCTTCCACCCCGGGCCGGACGGACACGCCACACCCGGCACGCCGCCGATCTGGCTGCCTGACCTCGAGCGGGTCGGCTTCAACCCGCGGCTGCTCGACCACGGGAGCGCGCCATGA
- a CDS encoding type II secretion system F family protein: MTPFAAALAAVMVLGGLMLVVVGLIPQPARARPATTGQRLKARFVSATGGRNAAARQVRLLLGIGFAGGMVGWLVTGWLILVLLVPAALIGLPALLAPQASATSVAKLEAMEEWTRSLAGVLTVGVGLEQAITATMKSTPDAIRPEVTTLVARLRARWPTVAALRAFADDLDDATGDLIASSLILGATRRGAGLAAVLEGLASTVAQDVQVRRKIEADRSKPRTTARMVTVITLVVLAFMTFNSSYIEPYGTPIGQIVLIVLLTCYVLCLLWMRQITKAKPLPRIMGWDLRTPAPDRVEAGR, encoded by the coding sequence ATGACACCGTTCGCGGCGGCGCTGGCCGCGGTCATGGTGCTCGGCGGCCTGATGCTCGTGGTCGTCGGCCTGATCCCGCAGCCGGCGCGGGCGCGGCCGGCAACCACGGGGCAGCGCCTGAAGGCCAGGTTCGTCAGCGCGACCGGCGGTCGCAATGCGGCGGCCCGGCAGGTTCGGCTGCTCCTGGGTATCGGGTTCGCCGGCGGCATGGTCGGCTGGCTGGTCACCGGCTGGCTCATCCTCGTGCTGCTGGTGCCCGCCGCGCTGATCGGACTGCCCGCGCTGCTGGCTCCGCAGGCTTCGGCCACGTCGGTCGCGAAGCTGGAGGCCATGGAGGAGTGGACCCGGTCCCTGGCCGGCGTGCTCACGGTCGGCGTGGGGCTCGAGCAGGCCATCACGGCGACCATGAAGTCCACGCCCGACGCCATCCGGCCGGAGGTGACGACGCTCGTGGCTCGGCTGCGTGCTCGCTGGCCGACGGTCGCGGCGCTGCGGGCGTTCGCCGACGACCTCGACGACGCCACGGGCGACCTGATCGCGTCATCGCTGATCCTCGGCGCCACCCGGCGCGGCGCCGGTCTGGCCGCGGTGCTGGAAGGGCTGGCGTCGACGGTGGCCCAGGACGTCCAGGTGCGGCGCAAGATCGAAGCGGACCGGTCCAAGCCGCGCACCACGGCCCGGATGGTCACCGTCATCACGCTGGTCGTGCTGGCGTTCATGACGTTCAACAGCTCCTACATCGAGCCGTACGGCACACCCATCGGGCAGATCGTCCTGATCGTGCTGCTCACCTGCTACGTGCTGTGCCTGCTGTGGATGCGCCAGATCACCAAGGCCAAGCCGCTGCCGCGGATCATGGGCTGGGACCTGCGCACCCCAGCGCCCGACCGGGTGGAGGCGGGCCGGTGA